The nucleotide window TGCGCGCCGCAGCGAACTCCCCCAACTCCTGCTTCGAAAGCTTCGGATACGCGAGGCCGAGCCCCTCGAGCGCGTCGACCATGGCCGCGCCGACGATCAGCCGCGTGTACCACTTGTTGTCTGCGGGCACGACGTACCACGGCGACTCCGCCGTCGCGGTCGCGCGAATCGCATCCTCGAACGCGCGCTGGTAGTCGTTCCAGTGCTTGCGCAGGCCCACGTCGCCGAGGCGGAACTTCCAGTTCTTGCCCGGCACGTCGATGCGCGCGAGCAGCCGCTTCTTCTGCTCCGCCTTCGACACGTTCAGGAAGAACTTGCGGATCACGATGCCCTGCCGCGTCGCATAGCGCTCGAAGGCCGCGATGTCCT belongs to Deltaproteobacteria bacterium and includes:
- a CDS encoding polyphosphate kinase 2 family protein, producing the protein TTIREVMSGVNPQGCQVFSFRKPSEEELDHDYMWRCFRALPERGRIGIFNRSYYEEVLVARVHREVLANQKLPPELVTKSIWKERFEDIAAFERYATRQGIVIRKFFLNVSKAEQKKRLLARIDVPGKNWKFRLGDVGLRKHWNDYQRAFEDAIRATATAESPWYVVPADNKWYTRLIVGAAMVDALEGLGLAYPKLSKQELGEFAAARRKLVRER